A genomic window from Megalobrama amblycephala isolate DHTTF-2021 linkage group LG2, ASM1881202v1, whole genome shotgun sequence includes:
- the LOC125252700 gene encoding chloride channel CLIC-like protein 1 isoform X3, whose product MKVPSGSSFGFCSFLIFCSLFIIANANIHNEDDAWIDPYDMLNYDPTTKRMRKPTESASYQNVPTKRRGYSSESCDVPQSDASECSNKLAILQKEFDEHKKKGTATSSKPVCLPVFKRFLSKLLKETSKLGLPDDETTSMHYDAEVKLSKQSLAEIQKLLNEQNDWTTGAMDEALSQILVKFKHHDHEAWKWRFEDTFHVEVDTVLKVFLIVLIVVAIICTELWFVVSWMVQFRRMFAVCFFISLIWNWFHLYMLAFADHKKKIVEVESFNGQCTGLSQLDWMGSLSAWYRRTWTLQDDPCTKYYEVLVVDPILLVPPTKAFTVTIASFITDPLKQIGEGIGEFLRALLKDLPVTLQIPVLLTITAAICVFMYGSAQAAVYQAVRLPRLGWRQDPPPPAVGQRQAPQLREHEDVWEGGDAPQPLQIRQGNGNRVNPAGNRGDQVFRAGDAYAPQNRREDRSMELQQEFAETPRRTQRVRVETVLPAGNMSSDDETDLLQRTQEVDSGTKENAEPEVKVEEKEKNASTADKKEQKDTQSPDGSEPVTNVPPPQIDVKTLGANQGNEMELVIKKNHVT is encoded by the exons ATGAAGGTGCCGAGCGGCTCGTCGTTTGGATTCTGTAGTTTCCTTATTTTTTGTAGTCTGTTTATTATTGCAAATGCAAATATCCACAACGAAGATGATGCATGGATCGATCCATATGATATGTTAAACTACGACCCAACGACAAAGCGCATGAGAAAACCCACAGAG TCTGCCAGTTACCAAAATGTGCCAACCAAGAGAAGGGGATACAGCTCAGAGTCCTGCGATGTGCCACAGTCTGATGCATCTGAGTGCAGCAATAAACTAGCGATTTTGCAGAAAGAG TTTGATGAACACAAAAAGAAGGGGACGGCCACCTCTTCAAAGCCAGTATGTCTTCCAGTATTCAAGCGATTCCTTTCCAAGCTCCTTAAAGAAACATCAAAACTTGGTCTG cCTGATGATGAAACAACATCCATGCACTATGACGCTGAGGTGAAGCTGTCCAAGCAATCGCTGGCAGAGATCCAGAAGCTTTTGAATGAGCAGAACGATTGGACTACCGGAGCCATGGATGAGGCTCTCAGTCAAATTCTGGTCAAGTTCAAACACCACGACCACGAAGCCTGGAAGTGGCGTTTTGAAGACACATTTCATGTGGAGGTTGATACAGTCCTGAAG GTTTTTTTGATTGTTCTGATTGTCGTAGCCATTATCTGCACTGAACTCTGGTTTGTGGTGTCCTGGATGGTCCAGTTCAGGAGAATGTTCGCCGTTTGCTTTTTTATTAGCTTGATCTGGAACTGGTTCCATCTTTATATG CTTGCCTTTGCAGACCACAAAAAGAAGATTGTGGAAGTGGAGAGCTTCAATGGCCAATGCACTGGGCTAAGTCAACTGGATTGGATGGGCAGTTTATCAG CGTGGTACAGACGGACATGGACTCTTCAAGATGATCCTTGCACAAAATATTATGAGGTCCTAGTGGTGGACCCCATTTTGCTTGTGCCTCCAACAAAG GCTTTCACAGTCACCATAGCCAGCTTCATCACAGATCCCTTGAAGCAAATTGGGGAGGGCATCGGTGAGTTCCTCAGAGCGCTGCTGAAGGATCTACCAGTAACCCTCCAGATACCTGTACTGCTTACCATTACAGCAGCCATCTGT GTGTTTATGTATGGAAGTGCTCAGGCAGCTGTATATCAAGCAGTACGTCTGCCCCGGCTCGGCTGGAGACAGGATCCGCCACCTCCTGCGGTAGGACAGCGCCAAGCTCCTCAATTAAGGGAGCACGAGGACGTCTGGGAAGGGGGAGACGCCCCACAGCCACTACAAATACGCCAGGGCAATGGGAACCGGGTGAATCCAGCAGGAAAcagaggtgaccaggtcttcaGGGCAGGAGATGCTTATGCTCCACAAAATAGACGGGAGGACAGAAGCATGGAACTCCAACAGGAATTTGCCGAAACACCCAGAAGAACCCAGAGGGTCCGAGTAGAGACTGTGCTTCCTGCAGGTAACATGTCCAGTGATGATGAGACTGATTTGCTGCAGCGGACACAGGAGGTGGACTCTGGTACAAAGGAAAATGCAGAGCCTGAAGTGAAAGTTGAGGAAAAGGAGAAAAATGCATCTACTGCGGACAAAAAGGAGCAGAAAGACACACAGAGTCCAGATGGAAGTGAGCCTGTAACCAATGTGCCTCCTCCTCAGATAGATGTGAAAACACTTGGAGCTAATCAAGGGAATGAG ATGGAGttggtgataaagaaaaatCACGTTACATAG
- the LOC125252700 gene encoding chloride channel CLIC-like protein 1 isoform X4 yields MKVPSGSSFGFCSFLIFCSLFIIANANIHNEDDAWIDPYDMLNYDPTTKRMRKPTESASYQNVPTKRRGYSSESCDVPQSDASECSNKLAILQKEFDEHKKKGTATSSKPVCLPVFKRFLSKLLKETSKLGLPDDETTSMHYDAEVKLSKQSLAEIQKLLNEQNDWTTGAMDEALSQILVKFKHHDHEAWKWRFEDTFHVEVDTVLKVFLIVLIVVAIICTELWFVVSWMVQFRRMFAVCFFISLIWNWFHLYMLAFADHKKKIVEVESFNGQCTGLSQLDWMGSLSAWYRRTWTLQDDPCTKYYEVLVVDPILLVPPTKAFTVTIASFITDPLKQIGEGIGEFLRALLKDLPVTLQIPVLLTITAAICVFMYGSAQAAVYQAVRLPRLGWRQDPPPPAVGQRQAPQLREHEDVWEGGDAPQPLQIRQGNGNRVNPAGNRGDQVFRAGDAYAPQNRREDRSMELQQEFAETPRRTQRVRVETVLPAGNMSSDDETDLLQRTQEVDSGTKENAEPEVKVEEKEKNASTADKKEQKDTQSPDGSEPVTNVPPPQIDVKTLGANQGNEEI; encoded by the exons ATGAAGGTGCCGAGCGGCTCGTCGTTTGGATTCTGTAGTTTCCTTATTTTTTGTAGTCTGTTTATTATTGCAAATGCAAATATCCACAACGAAGATGATGCATGGATCGATCCATATGATATGTTAAACTACGACCCAACGACAAAGCGCATGAGAAAACCCACAGAG TCTGCCAGTTACCAAAATGTGCCAACCAAGAGAAGGGGATACAGCTCAGAGTCCTGCGATGTGCCACAGTCTGATGCATCTGAGTGCAGCAATAAACTAGCGATTTTGCAGAAAGAG TTTGATGAACACAAAAAGAAGGGGACGGCCACCTCTTCAAAGCCAGTATGTCTTCCAGTATTCAAGCGATTCCTTTCCAAGCTCCTTAAAGAAACATCAAAACTTGGTCTG cCTGATGATGAAACAACATCCATGCACTATGACGCTGAGGTGAAGCTGTCCAAGCAATCGCTGGCAGAGATCCAGAAGCTTTTGAATGAGCAGAACGATTGGACTACCGGAGCCATGGATGAGGCTCTCAGTCAAATTCTGGTCAAGTTCAAACACCACGACCACGAAGCCTGGAAGTGGCGTTTTGAAGACACATTTCATGTGGAGGTTGATACAGTCCTGAAG GTTTTTTTGATTGTTCTGATTGTCGTAGCCATTATCTGCACTGAACTCTGGTTTGTGGTGTCCTGGATGGTCCAGTTCAGGAGAATGTTCGCCGTTTGCTTTTTTATTAGCTTGATCTGGAACTGGTTCCATCTTTATATG CTTGCCTTTGCAGACCACAAAAAGAAGATTGTGGAAGTGGAGAGCTTCAATGGCCAATGCACTGGGCTAAGTCAACTGGATTGGATGGGCAGTTTATCAG CGTGGTACAGACGGACATGGACTCTTCAAGATGATCCTTGCACAAAATATTATGAGGTCCTAGTGGTGGACCCCATTTTGCTTGTGCCTCCAACAAAG GCTTTCACAGTCACCATAGCCAGCTTCATCACAGATCCCTTGAAGCAAATTGGGGAGGGCATCGGTGAGTTCCTCAGAGCGCTGCTGAAGGATCTACCAGTAACCCTCCAGATACCTGTACTGCTTACCATTACAGCAGCCATCTGT GTGTTTATGTATGGAAGTGCTCAGGCAGCTGTATATCAAGCAGTACGTCTGCCCCGGCTCGGCTGGAGACAGGATCCGCCACCTCCTGCGGTAGGACAGCGCCAAGCTCCTCAATTAAGGGAGCACGAGGACGTCTGGGAAGGGGGAGACGCCCCACAGCCACTACAAATACGCCAGGGCAATGGGAACCGGGTGAATCCAGCAGGAAAcagaggtgaccaggtcttcaGGGCAGGAGATGCTTATGCTCCACAAAATAGACGGGAGGACAGAAGCATGGAACTCCAACAGGAATTTGCCGAAACACCCAGAAGAACCCAGAGGGTCCGAGTAGAGACTGTGCTTCCTGCAGGTAACATGTCCAGTGATGATGAGACTGATTTGCTGCAGCGGACACAGGAGGTGGACTCTGGTACAAAGGAAAATGCAGAGCCTGAAGTGAAAGTTGAGGAAAAGGAGAAAAATGCATCTACTGCGGACAAAAAGGAGCAGAAAGACACACAGAGTCCAGATGGAAGTGAGCCTGTAACCAATGTGCCTCCTCCTCAGATAGATGTGAAAACACTTGGAGCTAATCAAGGGAATGAG GAGATTTGA
- the LOC125252700 gene encoding chloride channel CLIC-like protein 1 isoform X1: protein MKVPSGSSFGFCSFLIFCSLFIIANANIHNEDDAWIDPYDMLNYDPTTKRMRKPTESASYQNVPTKRRGYSSESCDVPQSDASECSNKLAILQKEFDEHKKKGTATSSKPVCLPVFKRFLSKLLKETSKLGLPDDETTSMHYDAEVKLSKQSLAEIQKLLNEQNDWTTGAMDEALSQILVKFKHHDHEAWKWRFEDTFHVEVDTVLKVFLIVLIVVAIICTELWFVVSWMVQFRRMFAVCFFISLIWNWFHLYMLAFADHKKKIVEVESFNGQCTGLSQLDWMGSLSAWYRRTWTLQDDPCTKYYEVLVVDPILLVPPTKAFTVTIASFITDPLKQIGEGIGEFLRALLKDLPVTLQIPVLLTITAAICVFMYGSAQAAVYQAVRLPRLGWRQDPPPPAVGQRQAPQLREHEDVWEGGDAPQPLQIRQGNGNRVNPAGNRGDQVFRAGDAYAPQNRREDRSMELQQEFAETPRRTQRVRVETVLPAGNMSSDDETDLLQRTQEVDSGTKENAEPEVKVEEKEKNASTADKKEQKDTQSPDGSEPVTNVPPPQIDVKTLGANQGNEHLMCTKRIWAARNDLKLQGASADVAAGEEVYSSFRKPVQESGQ, encoded by the exons ATGAAGGTGCCGAGCGGCTCGTCGTTTGGATTCTGTAGTTTCCTTATTTTTTGTAGTCTGTTTATTATTGCAAATGCAAATATCCACAACGAAGATGATGCATGGATCGATCCATATGATATGTTAAACTACGACCCAACGACAAAGCGCATGAGAAAACCCACAGAG TCTGCCAGTTACCAAAATGTGCCAACCAAGAGAAGGGGATACAGCTCAGAGTCCTGCGATGTGCCACAGTCTGATGCATCTGAGTGCAGCAATAAACTAGCGATTTTGCAGAAAGAG TTTGATGAACACAAAAAGAAGGGGACGGCCACCTCTTCAAAGCCAGTATGTCTTCCAGTATTCAAGCGATTCCTTTCCAAGCTCCTTAAAGAAACATCAAAACTTGGTCTG cCTGATGATGAAACAACATCCATGCACTATGACGCTGAGGTGAAGCTGTCCAAGCAATCGCTGGCAGAGATCCAGAAGCTTTTGAATGAGCAGAACGATTGGACTACCGGAGCCATGGATGAGGCTCTCAGTCAAATTCTGGTCAAGTTCAAACACCACGACCACGAAGCCTGGAAGTGGCGTTTTGAAGACACATTTCATGTGGAGGTTGATACAGTCCTGAAG GTTTTTTTGATTGTTCTGATTGTCGTAGCCATTATCTGCACTGAACTCTGGTTTGTGGTGTCCTGGATGGTCCAGTTCAGGAGAATGTTCGCCGTTTGCTTTTTTATTAGCTTGATCTGGAACTGGTTCCATCTTTATATG CTTGCCTTTGCAGACCACAAAAAGAAGATTGTGGAAGTGGAGAGCTTCAATGGCCAATGCACTGGGCTAAGTCAACTGGATTGGATGGGCAGTTTATCAG CGTGGTACAGACGGACATGGACTCTTCAAGATGATCCTTGCACAAAATATTATGAGGTCCTAGTGGTGGACCCCATTTTGCTTGTGCCTCCAACAAAG GCTTTCACAGTCACCATAGCCAGCTTCATCACAGATCCCTTGAAGCAAATTGGGGAGGGCATCGGTGAGTTCCTCAGAGCGCTGCTGAAGGATCTACCAGTAACCCTCCAGATACCTGTACTGCTTACCATTACAGCAGCCATCTGT GTGTTTATGTATGGAAGTGCTCAGGCAGCTGTATATCAAGCAGTACGTCTGCCCCGGCTCGGCTGGAGACAGGATCCGCCACCTCCTGCGGTAGGACAGCGCCAAGCTCCTCAATTAAGGGAGCACGAGGACGTCTGGGAAGGGGGAGACGCCCCACAGCCACTACAAATACGCCAGGGCAATGGGAACCGGGTGAATCCAGCAGGAAAcagaggtgaccaggtcttcaGGGCAGGAGATGCTTATGCTCCACAAAATAGACGGGAGGACAGAAGCATGGAACTCCAACAGGAATTTGCCGAAACACCCAGAAGAACCCAGAGGGTCCGAGTAGAGACTGTGCTTCCTGCAGGTAACATGTCCAGTGATGATGAGACTGATTTGCTGCAGCGGACACAGGAGGTGGACTCTGGTACAAAGGAAAATGCAGAGCCTGAAGTGAAAGTTGAGGAAAAGGAGAAAAATGCATCTACTGCGGACAAAAAGGAGCAGAAAGACACACAGAGTCCAGATGGAAGTGAGCCTGTAACCAATGTGCCTCCTCCTCAGATAGATGTGAAAACACTTGGAGCTAATCAAGGGAATGAG
- the LOC125252700 gene encoding chloride channel CLIC-like protein 1 isoform X5: MTALFQHSASYQNVPTKRRGYSSESCDVPQSDASECSNKLAILQKEFDEHKKKGTATSSKPVCLPVFKRFLSKLLKETSKLGLPDDETTSMHYDAEVKLSKQSLAEIQKLLNEQNDWTTGAMDEALSQILVKFKHHDHEAWKWRFEDTFHVEVDTVLKVFLIVLIVVAIICTELWFVVSWMVQFRRMFAVCFFISLIWNWFHLYMLAFADHKKKIVEVESFNGQCTGLSQLDWMGSLSAWYRRTWTLQDDPCTKYYEVLVVDPILLVPPTKAFTVTIASFITDPLKQIGEGIGEFLRALLKDLPVTLQIPVLLTITAAICVFMYGSAQAAVYQAVRLPRLGWRQDPPPPAVGQRQAPQLREHEDVWEGGDAPQPLQIRQGNGNRVNPAGNRGDQVFRAGDAYAPQNRREDRSMELQQEFAETPRRTQRVRVETVLPAGNMSSDDETDLLQRTQEVDSGTKENAEPEVKVEEKEKNASTADKKEQKDTQSPDGSEPVTNVPPPQIDVKTLGANQGNEHLMCTKRIWAARNDLKLQGASADVAAGEEVYSSFRKPVQESGQ, encoded by the exons ATGACAGCTCTCTTCCAACAT TCTGCCAGTTACCAAAATGTGCCAACCAAGAGAAGGGGATACAGCTCAGAGTCCTGCGATGTGCCACAGTCTGATGCATCTGAGTGCAGCAATAAACTAGCGATTTTGCAGAAAGAG TTTGATGAACACAAAAAGAAGGGGACGGCCACCTCTTCAAAGCCAGTATGTCTTCCAGTATTCAAGCGATTCCTTTCCAAGCTCCTTAAAGAAACATCAAAACTTGGTCTG cCTGATGATGAAACAACATCCATGCACTATGACGCTGAGGTGAAGCTGTCCAAGCAATCGCTGGCAGAGATCCAGAAGCTTTTGAATGAGCAGAACGATTGGACTACCGGAGCCATGGATGAGGCTCTCAGTCAAATTCTGGTCAAGTTCAAACACCACGACCACGAAGCCTGGAAGTGGCGTTTTGAAGACACATTTCATGTGGAGGTTGATACAGTCCTGAAG GTTTTTTTGATTGTTCTGATTGTCGTAGCCATTATCTGCACTGAACTCTGGTTTGTGGTGTCCTGGATGGTCCAGTTCAGGAGAATGTTCGCCGTTTGCTTTTTTATTAGCTTGATCTGGAACTGGTTCCATCTTTATATG CTTGCCTTTGCAGACCACAAAAAGAAGATTGTGGAAGTGGAGAGCTTCAATGGCCAATGCACTGGGCTAAGTCAACTGGATTGGATGGGCAGTTTATCAG CGTGGTACAGACGGACATGGACTCTTCAAGATGATCCTTGCACAAAATATTATGAGGTCCTAGTGGTGGACCCCATTTTGCTTGTGCCTCCAACAAAG GCTTTCACAGTCACCATAGCCAGCTTCATCACAGATCCCTTGAAGCAAATTGGGGAGGGCATCGGTGAGTTCCTCAGAGCGCTGCTGAAGGATCTACCAGTAACCCTCCAGATACCTGTACTGCTTACCATTACAGCAGCCATCTGT GTGTTTATGTATGGAAGTGCTCAGGCAGCTGTATATCAAGCAGTACGTCTGCCCCGGCTCGGCTGGAGACAGGATCCGCCACCTCCTGCGGTAGGACAGCGCCAAGCTCCTCAATTAAGGGAGCACGAGGACGTCTGGGAAGGGGGAGACGCCCCACAGCCACTACAAATACGCCAGGGCAATGGGAACCGGGTGAATCCAGCAGGAAAcagaggtgaccaggtcttcaGGGCAGGAGATGCTTATGCTCCACAAAATAGACGGGAGGACAGAAGCATGGAACTCCAACAGGAATTTGCCGAAACACCCAGAAGAACCCAGAGGGTCCGAGTAGAGACTGTGCTTCCTGCAGGTAACATGTCCAGTGATGATGAGACTGATTTGCTGCAGCGGACACAGGAGGTGGACTCTGGTACAAAGGAAAATGCAGAGCCTGAAGTGAAAGTTGAGGAAAAGGAGAAAAATGCATCTACTGCGGACAAAAAGGAGCAGAAAGACACACAGAGTCCAGATGGAAGTGAGCCTGTAACCAATGTGCCTCCTCCTCAGATAGATGTGAAAACACTTGGAGCTAATCAAGGGAATGAG
- the LOC125252700 gene encoding chloride channel CLIC-like protein 1 isoform X2, with the protein MKVPSGSSFGFCSFLIFCSLFIIANANIHNEDDAWIDPYDMLNYDPTTKRMRKPTESASYQNVPTKRRGYSSESCDVPQSDASECSNKLAILQKEFDEHKKKGTATSSKPVCLPVFKRFLSKLLKETSKLGLPDDETTSMHYDAEVKLSKQSLAEIQKLLNEQNDWTTGAMDEALSQILVKFKHHDHEAWKWRFEDTFHVEVDTVLKVFLIVLIVVAIICTELWFVVSWMVQFRRMFAVCFFISLIWNWFHLYMLAFADHKKKIVEVESFNGQCTGLSQLDWMGSLSAWYRRTWTLQDDPCTKYYEVLVVDPILLVPPTKAFTVTIASFITDPLKQIGEGIGEFLRALLKDLPVTLQIPVLLTITAAICVFMYGSAQAAVYQAVRLPRLGWRQDPPPPAVGQRQAPQLREHEDVWEGGDAPQPLQIRQGNGNRVNPAGNRGDQVFRAGDAYAPQNRREDRSMELQQEFAETPRRTQRVRVETVLPAGNMSSDDETDLLQRTQEVDSGTKENAEPEVKVEEKEKNASTADKKEQKDTQSPDGSEPVTNVPPPQIDVKTLGANQGNEGASADVAAGEEVYSSFRKPVQESGQ; encoded by the exons ATGAAGGTGCCGAGCGGCTCGTCGTTTGGATTCTGTAGTTTCCTTATTTTTTGTAGTCTGTTTATTATTGCAAATGCAAATATCCACAACGAAGATGATGCATGGATCGATCCATATGATATGTTAAACTACGACCCAACGACAAAGCGCATGAGAAAACCCACAGAG TCTGCCAGTTACCAAAATGTGCCAACCAAGAGAAGGGGATACAGCTCAGAGTCCTGCGATGTGCCACAGTCTGATGCATCTGAGTGCAGCAATAAACTAGCGATTTTGCAGAAAGAG TTTGATGAACACAAAAAGAAGGGGACGGCCACCTCTTCAAAGCCAGTATGTCTTCCAGTATTCAAGCGATTCCTTTCCAAGCTCCTTAAAGAAACATCAAAACTTGGTCTG cCTGATGATGAAACAACATCCATGCACTATGACGCTGAGGTGAAGCTGTCCAAGCAATCGCTGGCAGAGATCCAGAAGCTTTTGAATGAGCAGAACGATTGGACTACCGGAGCCATGGATGAGGCTCTCAGTCAAATTCTGGTCAAGTTCAAACACCACGACCACGAAGCCTGGAAGTGGCGTTTTGAAGACACATTTCATGTGGAGGTTGATACAGTCCTGAAG GTTTTTTTGATTGTTCTGATTGTCGTAGCCATTATCTGCACTGAACTCTGGTTTGTGGTGTCCTGGATGGTCCAGTTCAGGAGAATGTTCGCCGTTTGCTTTTTTATTAGCTTGATCTGGAACTGGTTCCATCTTTATATG CTTGCCTTTGCAGACCACAAAAAGAAGATTGTGGAAGTGGAGAGCTTCAATGGCCAATGCACTGGGCTAAGTCAACTGGATTGGATGGGCAGTTTATCAG CGTGGTACAGACGGACATGGACTCTTCAAGATGATCCTTGCACAAAATATTATGAGGTCCTAGTGGTGGACCCCATTTTGCTTGTGCCTCCAACAAAG GCTTTCACAGTCACCATAGCCAGCTTCATCACAGATCCCTTGAAGCAAATTGGGGAGGGCATCGGTGAGTTCCTCAGAGCGCTGCTGAAGGATCTACCAGTAACCCTCCAGATACCTGTACTGCTTACCATTACAGCAGCCATCTGT GTGTTTATGTATGGAAGTGCTCAGGCAGCTGTATATCAAGCAGTACGTCTGCCCCGGCTCGGCTGGAGACAGGATCCGCCACCTCCTGCGGTAGGACAGCGCCAAGCTCCTCAATTAAGGGAGCACGAGGACGTCTGGGAAGGGGGAGACGCCCCACAGCCACTACAAATACGCCAGGGCAATGGGAACCGGGTGAATCCAGCAGGAAAcagaggtgaccaggtcttcaGGGCAGGAGATGCTTATGCTCCACAAAATAGACGGGAGGACAGAAGCATGGAACTCCAACAGGAATTTGCCGAAACACCCAGAAGAACCCAGAGGGTCCGAGTAGAGACTGTGCTTCCTGCAGGTAACATGTCCAGTGATGATGAGACTGATTTGCTGCAGCGGACACAGGAGGTGGACTCTGGTACAAAGGAAAATGCAGAGCCTGAAGTGAAAGTTGAGGAAAAGGAGAAAAATGCATCTACTGCGGACAAAAAGGAGCAGAAAGACACACAGAGTCCAGATGGAAGTGAGCCTGTAACCAATGTGCCTCCTCCTCAGATAGATGTGAAAACACTTGGAGCTAATCAAGGGAATGAG